Proteins from one Oscillatoria nigro-viridis PCC 7112 genomic window:
- the panP gene encoding pyridoxal-dependent aspartate 1-decarboxylase PanP — translation MNKLTVKAKNSQDVMQPLKASVTPLEEKLMELFSASEKSFLAEEAMEERISALVEDFLYAKTASTDIDLELIIQEFTENKIPALPADVGNYIDDLAQTLVAHSIHTSSPRYIGHMTSALPYFVRPIAKLLIAMNQNLVKMETAKVLTPCERQTLAMMHRLIYDFSEDFYNQHIQKNDSTLGIVVTGGTLANITALWCARNASLGPKNNFSGIEKEGLYAALEFYGYKGMVIIGSSLMHYSFEKAAGLLGIGDRNLLKVPTDSHHRMDLAALRQTVAECRDRNLHILAIIGVAGSTDSGSIDPLPEIAAIAQSANAHFHVDAAWGGPVLFSERHRHKLAGIQLADSVTIDGHKQMYLPMGIGMVLFRNPQIAKVIEKNAPYTVRKDSIDLGKRSLEGSRSGASLFLQAALNIIGHQGYEFLIDAGIHKTQHLANLIRENPAFELLLEPEINLLLYRYIPETFREKAAKKQLTEADNYFINEFNERLQEAQRQAGDTFVSRTTVQNTCYGKTIPIVAFRVVLANPLTTEADISFVLNDQLKIAAKLSLTIANSDRCDEVNYAVY, via the coding sequence ATGAATAAACTAACAGTAAAAGCCAAAAATTCTCAAGATGTAATGCAGCCATTAAAAGCCTCTGTTACGCCACTTGAAGAAAAGTTGATGGAGCTATTCAGTGCCTCAGAAAAGTCATTTTTGGCCGAGGAAGCAATGGAGGAGCGAATTTCTGCCCTAGTTGAAGACTTTTTGTACGCAAAAACCGCTAGTACAGATATTGACTTAGAGTTAATTATTCAGGAGTTTACGGAAAACAAAATTCCCGCCCTTCCTGCAGATGTTGGGAATTATATCGATGATTTGGCCCAAACCCTAGTTGCTCATTCCATTCACACATCTTCCCCCCGATATATCGGTCACATGACGAGCGCACTTCCCTATTTTGTGCGCCCGATCGCGAAGCTGTTAATCGCGATGAATCAAAATTTAGTCAAGATGGAAACTGCCAAAGTTTTAACCCCCTGCGAGCGCCAGACTTTGGCAATGATGCACCGATTAATTTACGATTTTTCTGAGGATTTTTATAACCAGCACATTCAAAAAAATGACAGCACGCTCGGTATCGTGGTAACGGGCGGCACCCTAGCTAATATCACAGCCCTGTGGTGCGCTCGCAACGCTTCTTTAGGGCCAAAAAATAACTTTAGTGGCATTGAAAAAGAAGGCTTGTACGCAGCTTTAGAGTTTTACGGCTACAAGGGAATGGTGATAATCGGCTCCAGTTTGATGCACTATTCTTTTGAAAAGGCTGCCGGTTTATTAGGCATTGGCGATCGCAATCTCCTAAAAGTCCCCACCGATTCCCATCACCGCATGGATTTGGCAGCGCTGCGCCAAACTGTAGCCGAATGCCGCGATCGCAACCTGCACATTCTGGCAATTATCGGTGTTGCAGGCAGCACCGATTCGGGAAGTATCGATCCGCTTCCAGAAATAGCCGCGATCGCGCAATCCGCAAACGCTCACTTTCACGTCGATGCCGCTTGGGGCGGCCCCGTGCTTTTTTCCGAACGTCACCGGCACAAATTAGCAGGCATTCAACTAGCAGATTCCGTCACCATAGATGGACACAAACAAATGTATTTGCCAATGGGAATCGGTATGGTTTTATTCCGCAATCCCCAAATCGCGAAAGTTATTGAAAAAAACGCGCCCTACACGGTGCGAAAAGACTCCATCGATCTAGGCAAGCGCTCTCTCGAAGGCTCTCGATCGGGTGCGAGTTTGTTCTTGCAAGCCGCCTTGAATATCATCGGCCATCAAGGCTATGAGTTTTTGATAGATGCAGGCATCCATAAAACGCAGCACTTGGCCAATTTAATTCGGGAAAATCCAGCATTTGAATTGCTCCTAGAACCCGAAATTAATCTTCTTTTATACCGCTACATTCCAGAAACCTTCAGGGAAAAAGCAGCCAAAAAACAACTAACCGAAGCAGACAACTACTTCATTAATGAATTTAACGAGCGCCTTCAAGAGGCCCAGCGGCAAGCCGGCGACACCTTCGTATCGCGAACAACCGTGCAAAACACCTGTTACGGCAAAACAATTCCCATTGTTGCTTTTCGAGTCGTCCTTGCCAACCCCCTCACCACTGAAGCAGATATCAGTTTTGTTTTAAACGACCAGCTCAAAATAGCAGCAAAGCTTTCCTTAACTATCGCAAACAGCGATCGCTGCGACGAGGTGAATTATGCTGTCTACTAA
- a CDS encoding non-ribosomal peptide synthetase, whose translation MSKGNIEDFYPLSPAQQGILFHSIYQPESGVYFGQLLCVLRGSLNVSAFKNSWQKVVDRHPILRTCFLWEKLKEPVQAVRKEAALSWQQMDWRSLSASEQQQQLETFLKADREQGFDLTSAPLIRIALAQLEADTFQFILSHHHLVLDGWSLAIVLKEVFAFYQAECQGEELHLKRPRPYRDYIAWLHQQDLSAAESFWRQTLKGLAAPTAIARGNIVAGNRLESSGEQQVIFSATATAALQSAARQHQLTLNTLVQAAWALLLSRYSGEEDVVFGTVVSGRPPELIGVESVVGLFVNPLPVRVKIDPQDGILSCLKQLQAQQFEARQYEYSPLVEVQGWSEVPRSLPLFESLVVFENYPADASLQEKIQNLKVENVRSLETTNYPLTVMAIPGAQLTLKIIFDRSRFEDSAIVRMLGHLQTLLEVMTANPHQKLSNLCLLSVAEQQQLLVQWNDTQADYPKNSSIHELFAAQTERTPDAVAAICENEQLTYRELNAKANQMAHYLQSLGVKPEVLVGICLERSLSMLVAILGILKVGAAYVPLDPAYPQERRSFMLADAKVPVLLTQKNLLETLPQHSAKVVCIDAEWQEISRESDRNPAVKVEAENLAYVLYTSGSTGTPKGVLGTHRGTVNRCFWNPYPFTEADICCQKTSLNFVDSVWEIFAPLLHGLPTVIIPDRAVKDINQFLQTLSKQNVTRLVLVPSLLRAILDSFPDLDRRLPQLKYWICSGETLPVELGQQFREQMPQRVLINLYGSSEVAADVTWYNATHCVEKVPIGRPIANTQIYLLDRNLQPVPIGIPGEIYVGGDGLAQGYLNRPDLTSEKFISHPFGQEKLDILGNSHQKVLFKTGDIGCYLPDGNIEFLGRGDSQVKIRGFRIELGEIEAALSQHSSVSTAAVLLQENTPGSQRLVAYLVPNSGFRNQSELISELRSFLKHKLPDYMVPSAFVLLDALPLTPNGKIDRLALSQRCDRVSDETAFTEAQTPTEEEIAEIWTALLGLEKVGTNQNFFDLGGHSLMATQLISRVRSCFGVELALCDFFTAPTIQNLAELIESEILANADSNQIDELLDILEKSDEESAPTVMLTE comes from the coding sequence ATGAGCAAAGGCAATATTGAAGATTTTTATCCCCTCTCTCCAGCGCAGCAGGGCATTCTCTTTCATTCCATTTACCAGCCAGAATCGGGGGTGTATTTTGGGCAATTGCTGTGCGTTTTGCGCGGTTCTCTCAATGTTTCTGCGTTTAAAAATAGTTGGCAAAAAGTGGTCGATCGCCATCCGATTTTGCGGACTTGTTTCTTGTGGGAAAAATTGAAAGAACCCGTGCAAGCGGTGCGTAAAGAGGCGGCATTATCTTGGCAGCAGATGGACTGGCGATCGCTCTCTGCGTCGGAACAACAACAGCAGCTAGAAACGTTCCTAAAAGCCGATCGCGAGCAGGGCTTTGACTTGACATCAGCTCCCTTGATTCGCATTGCGCTAGCGCAGTTAGAAGCAGATACTTTTCAGTTTATTTTGAGCCACCACCACTTAGTTTTAGATGGGTGGTCGCTGGCGATCGTCCTCAAGGAAGTTTTTGCATTTTATCAAGCAGAATGCCAGGGCGAGGAATTGCACCTCAAACGCCCTCGCCCTTATCGGGATTACATCGCGTGGCTGCACCAGCAAGATTTATCGGCGGCTGAGTCATTTTGGCGGCAAACTCTCAAAGGTTTGGCAGCTCCAACTGCGATCGCCCGGGGCAATATTGTCGCGGGAAACCGTTTAGAAAGTAGTGGCGAACAGCAGGTGATATTTTCTGCAACAGCCACCGCCGCACTGCAATCTGCCGCGCGGCAGCATCAGCTAACATTAAATACCCTCGTACAGGCAGCTTGGGCGCTACTTTTGAGCCGGTACAGCGGCGAGGAAGATGTGGTTTTTGGTACGGTTGTCTCCGGGCGGCCGCCAGAGTTAATCGGTGTTGAATCGGTAGTGGGGCTGTTCGTAAATCCTCTGCCAGTGCGCGTTAAAATTGACCCGCAGGATGGTATTTTATCCTGCTTGAAACAACTCCAAGCGCAACAATTTGAGGCGCGGCAGTACGAGTACAGCCCCCTCGTTGAGGTGCAGGGGTGGAGCGAAGTTCCTCGGAGTTTGCCTTTATTTGAGAGTTTGGTCGTTTTTGAAAATTATCCTGCGGATGCTTCTTTGCAGGAGAAGATTCAAAACTTAAAAGTAGAGAATGTTCGCTCTTTGGAAACAACGAATTATCCTCTAACGGTGATGGCAATTCCCGGTGCCCAATTGACGCTGAAAATTATTTTCGATCGCAGCCGCTTTGAGGACAGCGCGATTGTGCGGATGCTCGGACACCTGCAAACTTTACTGGAAGTAATGACTGCCAATCCTCACCAAAAACTATCGAATTTATGCTTATTGAGCGTTGCTGAACAACAACAATTACTTGTCCAGTGGAACGACACCCAAGCGGATTACCCCAAAAATTCCTCAATTCACGAATTATTTGCAGCGCAAACAGAGCGCACCCCAGATGCAGTGGCTGCAATTTGCGAAAATGAACAATTGACTTACCGCGAATTGAATGCCAAAGCCAACCAAATGGCGCATTACCTGCAATCTCTAGGTGTAAAACCCGAAGTTTTGGTGGGAATTTGCTTGGAGAGATCGCTGTCGATGCTGGTGGCCATTTTGGGCATTTTAAAAGTCGGTGCCGCTTACGTTCCTCTCGATCCTGCTTATCCCCAAGAACGCCGATCCTTCATGCTGGCAGACGCAAAAGTTCCGGTGCTTTTGACTCAAAAAAACCTCCTAGAAACCCTCCCCCAACACAGCGCAAAAGTCGTCTGTATCGACGCCGAATGGCAGGAAATTTCCCGCGAGAGCGATCGCAACCCCGCTGTTAAAGTGGAAGCTGAAAACCTCGCTTACGTCCTCTACACTTCCGGCTCGACAGGCACTCCCAAAGGCGTACTCGGCACCCACCGAGGCACAGTCAATCGCTGTTTTTGGAACCCCTACCCTTTTACTGAAGCAGATATTTGCTGTCAAAAAACGTCCTTAAATTTTGTCGATTCGGTGTGGGAAATCTTTGCTCCTTTGCTGCACGGGTTGCCAACTGTGATTATTCCCGATCGAGCCGTCAAAGATATTAACCAATTCCTTCAAACCTTATCAAAGCAAAATGTAACGCGACTGGTGCTAGTTCCTTCTTTGTTGCGCGCTATCTTAGATTCCTTCCCCGATCTAGACAGGCGTTTGCCTCAATTAAAGTATTGGATTTGCAGCGGAGAAACTCTGCCGGTGGAACTAGGCCAGCAATTTCGAGAGCAGATGCCGCAGCGGGTATTAATTAATCTTTATGGCTCTTCTGAAGTAGCTGCCGACGTGACGTGGTACAATGCAACTCACTGTGTCGAGAAAGTGCCAATCGGTCGCCCGATCGCCAACACGCAAATTTATCTGCTCGATCGCAATTTGCAACCCGTTCCCATAGGAATTCCCGGCGAGATTTACGTCGGGGGCGATGGATTGGCACAGGGCTACTTAAACCGCCCCGACTTAACCTCGGAGAAATTCATTTCTCACCCCTTTGGGCAAGAAAAATTAGATATTCTCGGTAATTCTCATCAAAAAGTTTTGTTCAAAACAGGCGATATCGGTTGTTACCTGCCGGATGGTAATATAGAATTTCTGGGCCGTGGCGATAGCCAAGTAAAAATTCGCGGTTTCCGCATCGAGCTAGGAGAAATAGAGGCAGCACTTTCTCAACATTCTTCTGTATCCACCGCTGCTGTTTTGCTTCAGGAAAATACACCGGGCAGTCAACGCCTAGTCGCTTACCTAGTTCCTAACTCAGGGTTCAGAAATCAGTCAGAACTTATTTCCGAACTGCGTTCATTCTTGAAGCACAAACTGCCCGATTACATGGTGCCTTCAGCTTTTGTGCTATTAGATGCGCTGCCGCTAACGCCCAACGGAAAAATTGACCGCCTCGCCTTATCTCAAAGGTGCGATCGCGTTTCTGATGAAACAGCCTTCACTGAGGCACAAACGCCCACAGAGGAAGAAATTGCTGAGATTTGGACTGCTCTTTTAGGGCTAGAAAAAGTAGGAACTAACCAAAACTTTTTTGACCTCGGCGGTCACTCTCTGATGGCAACGCAGTTAATATCGCGAGTGCGATCGTGCTTTGGGGTAGAGTTAGCGCTGTGCGATTTTTTTACCGCTCCCACTATTCAGAACTTAGCTGAACTAATCGAGTCAGAAATTCTGGCAAACGCCGATTCTAACCAGATAGATGAATTGCTAGACATCTTAGAAAAGAGTGATGAAGAGTCAGCACCAACTGTGATGCTTACTGAGTAA